In a genomic window of Salvelinus fontinalis isolate EN_2023a chromosome 7, ASM2944872v1, whole genome shotgun sequence:
- the LOC129859795 gene encoding uncharacterized protein LOC129859795 — MGLCVFSPEFRPKVAFSAAGLNGKRPIGPFNTDNNLVYTRVITNIGKAYDPITASPSLSLSLSLSLCLSLSLSLSLCLPLSLLLSLSPSICLSLSLSLSLPLYLSLYLSLPLSLLLSLSLSLSLYMSLPLSICLSLSLSLSVSLSLSLSLSLPLSISLPLSLSLSLPLSVSPSLYLSPSVSLSLSPSICLSLSLSVSPSLYLSLPLSLCLSLSLPLSVSPSLYLSPSVSLSLSLSVSLYLSLPLSICLSLSLSVSPSLYLSLPLSVSPSLSLCLSLCLSLSLSLSLSLPLSISLPLSLSLCLSLCLPLSVSPSLSLLLSLSLSLSLPLFLSPSVCLSLSLSLSLYLSLPLSICLSLSLSVSLCLSLFFLSLSLSLCLSVSLSLSLSLFLSLSLFLSVQVCPAVKMPPVAPLHPADGPSLTVQVVWWCNMPPPQKHYSHTLPHCTPLFSPPSLLPFSWCITVSPDNCGLSLVN, encoded by the exons ATGGGACTGTGTGTTTTCTCTCCTGAATTCAGACCAAAAGTGGCTTTCTCTGCTGCTGGTTTGAACGGTAAACGACCCATAGGTCCCTTCAATACTGACAACAACCTGGTCTACACCAGAGTCATCACCAACATCGGCAAGGCCTACGACCCGATTACAG catccccctctctctccctctctctctctctctctctctgtctctccctctctctatctctctccctctgtctccctctctctcttcttctctctctctctccctctatctgtctctccctctctctctctctgtctctccctctctatctctccctctatctgtctctccctctctctcttcttctctctctctctctatctctctccctctatatgtctctccctctctctatctgtctctccctctctctctctctatctgtctctctctctctctccctctctctgtctctccctctctctatctctctccctctgtctctctctctctctctccctctctctgtctctccctctctctatctctctccctctgtctctctctctctgtctccctctatctgtctctccctctctctatctgtctctccctctctctatctgtctctccctctctctctctgtctctctctctctctccctctctctgtctctccctctctctatctctctccctctgtctctctctctctgtctctctctgtctccctctatctgtctctccctctctctatctgtctctccctctctctatctgtctctccctctctctatctgtctctccctctctctgtctctccctctctctccctctgtctctctctctgtctctctctctctctctccctctctctgtctctccctctctctatctctctccctctgtctctctctctctgtctctctctctgtctccctctatctgtctctccctctctctctcttcttctctctctctccctctctctgtctctccctctctttctctctccctctgtctgtctctccctctctctttctctctccctctatctgtctctccctctctctatctgtctctccctctctctctctgtatctctctgtctctctctcttcttcttatctctctctctctctctctgtctctctgtctctctctcactgtcgctctctcttttcctctctctttctcttttcctctctgtgcAGGTGTGTCCTGCTGTAAAAATGCCACCAGTGGCACCACTCCACCCTGCAGATGGCCCCTCCCTCACAGTACAGGTGGTATGGTGGTGTAACATGCCCCCTCCACAGAAGCATTACTCACACACCCTCCCCCACTGTAccccccttttctctcctccctctctcctccccttctcctggTGTATAACAGTCAGCCCAGACAATTGTGGGCTCAGTCTAGTCAACTAG